Proteins found in one Candidatus Methylomirabilota bacterium genomic segment:
- a CDS encoding GAF domain-containing protein — MSEVHVPAGAQVSVTTKVDEFPFRTELSLAPLIRYWQHEVAEGCSVLASVARTVLDQVAQAPELAGPVTDLTAVRAHDDLLRALMVAVFSPAAEDDGYAAALLPFRLQTFFATPGFTRLLTGGDGFVQARVDVDPSLLVHVRLLHAYSLILLRVYGIDVGVEYPWVSSVTDPDTGLDRYFKFLVNRRFLDVDVMGEPPVLSEALRKRLGAGILDPSALLEVLPPDRFVIRGFSIIKAVEVTEQEVLSAIERELIDKESIVSTERFRGLQDKVRALLRRPEIDLGLAAIEGDRILTLNFGSRDAHGCIFAGSTHHRVSDFAGSIYERAAQERRPLFVEDLEAYPKRSRTEDGLLALGYRSLVVAPLIYQDALIGSLKLVSPKPGSLNLTLMPHLQQILPLFAMAVKRSMDELNNRVQAIIKENCTAIHPVVEWRFRQAVLNGLDRPAATGEAPAGQIEPIVFREVYPLYALADIRGSSTHRAWAIQGDLLAQLGLAREILQAAHRTRPMPILDQIGYKIERYATDVEVSLRSGDEVGLIAFLRREVEELFGHLESLGPDVRERIEAYRRALDPQLGAVGTRRRAFEESLTLINDTIASYLDAEEQAAQILAPHYFEKQRTDGVDYSIYAGASLVEDGGFTPLHLKNLRLWQLMVACGIALEVERIKPRLAEPLETTSLILVQHAPLSIRFRFDEKRFDVDGAYNVRYEIMKKRIDKAVVRGTTERVTQPGKIAIIYSQETEAAEYGDYIAYLQSLGSLEREVERLELEELQGVSGLRALRVTVSLKPASIEARGAAAAAARQALG, encoded by the coding sequence ATGAGCGAGGTTCACGTGCCCGCGGGCGCTCAAGTCAGCGTCACCACCAAGGTTGACGAGTTCCCATTCCGTACGGAGCTCAGCCTGGCCCCGCTCATCCGATACTGGCAGCACGAGGTCGCCGAAGGCTGCTCCGTGCTGGCTTCGGTTGCTCGGACCGTGCTCGACCAGGTCGCCCAGGCGCCCGAGCTCGCCGGCCCCGTCACCGATCTGACCGCCGTCCGGGCCCACGACGATCTGCTCCGCGCGCTCATGGTCGCGGTGTTCTCGCCCGCGGCCGAGGACGACGGCTATGCCGCGGCCCTTCTCCCATTCCGGCTGCAGACCTTCTTCGCCACGCCCGGCTTCACCCGCCTCCTGACCGGAGGCGACGGCTTCGTCCAGGCGCGAGTGGACGTCGACCCCTCTCTCCTCGTCCACGTCCGGCTCCTCCACGCTTATTCCCTCATCCTGCTCCGGGTGTACGGCATCGATGTCGGCGTCGAGTATCCCTGGGTGTCCAGCGTGACGGATCCCGACACGGGGCTCGACCGGTATTTCAAATTCCTCGTGAATCGGCGTTTTCTCGACGTGGACGTGATGGGTGAGCCCCCGGTGCTCAGCGAGGCGCTCCGGAAGCGTCTGGGCGCGGGAATCCTGGACCCGTCCGCCCTCCTGGAGGTGCTGCCGCCAGACCGGTTCGTCATCCGCGGCTTCTCCATCATCAAGGCCGTCGAGGTGACCGAGCAAGAGGTGCTGTCCGCCATCGAGCGGGAGCTCATCGACAAGGAGTCCATCGTCTCGACCGAGCGATTCAGGGGATTGCAAGACAAGGTCCGCGCGCTCCTGCGGCGCCCCGAGATCGATCTGGGTCTCGCCGCCATCGAGGGCGATCGCATCCTGACCCTCAACTTCGGCTCCCGGGATGCGCACGGTTGTATCTTCGCCGGGTCGACGCATCATCGGGTGAGCGACTTCGCCGGCTCCATCTACGAGCGGGCCGCCCAGGAGCGCCGGCCCCTGTTCGTCGAGGATCTGGAGGCCTATCCGAAGCGGTCACGCACCGAGGACGGCTTACTCGCCCTGGGCTACCGGAGCCTCGTGGTGGCGCCTCTCATCTATCAGGACGCCCTCATCGGCAGCCTCAAGCTGGTCTCGCCGAAGCCCGGATCGCTGAACCTGACCCTCATGCCCCACCTGCAGCAGATCCTTCCGCTCTTCGCCATGGCGGTGAAGCGCAGCATGGACGAGCTGAACAACCGCGTCCAGGCCATCATCAAGGAGAACTGCACGGCCATCCATCCGGTGGTCGAGTGGCGCTTCCGTCAGGCCGTCCTCAATGGCCTGGATCGTCCGGCCGCCACCGGGGAGGCGCCGGCCGGCCAGATCGAGCCCATCGTCTTCCGCGAGGTGTATCCGCTCTACGCGCTCGCGGATATCCGGGGCTCGTCGACCCATCGCGCCTGGGCCATCCAGGGCGATCTCCTGGCTCAGCTCGGCCTGGCCCGCGAGATCCTCCAGGCCGCCCATCGGACCCGCCCCATGCCCATCCTCGATCAGATTGGCTACAAGATCGAACGCTACGCCACCGACGTCGAAGTCTCGCTGCGGAGCGGAGACGAAGTCGGGCTGATCGCCTTCCTGCGTCGCGAGGTCGAGGAGCTCTTCGGCCACCTGGAGAGCCTGGGGCCGGACGTGCGAGAGCGCATCGAGGCCTATCGTCGCGCCCTCGACCCCCAGCTGGGCGCGGTGGGCACGCGCCGGCGGGCCTTCGAAGAGAGCCTCACCCTCATCAACGACACGATCGCGAGCTATCTGGACGCCGAGGAGCAGGCCGCCCAGATCCTCGCCCCGCACTACTTCGAGAAGCAGCGCACCGACGGCGTGGACTACAGCATCTATGCGGGGGCCTCGCTCGTCGAGGATGGCGGCTTCACGCCGCTGCACCTCAAGAACCTGCGGCTCTGGCAGCTCATGGTCGCCTGCGGCATCGCCCTGGAGGTCGAGCGCATCAAGCCCCGTCTGGCCGAGCCGCTCGAGACGACCAGCCTCATCCTCGTCCAGCATGCGCCCCTGTCCATCCGCTTCCGCTTCGACGAGAAGCGCTTCGACGTCGACGGCGCCTACAATGTCCGCTACGAGATCATGAAGAAGCGGATCGACAAGGCCGTGGTGCGTGGGACCACCGAGCGGGTGACGCAGCCGGGGAAGATCGCCATCATCTATTCTCAAGAAACGGAGGCCGCCGAGTATGGCGACTACATCGCCTACCTTCAGTCCCTCGGCTCCCTCGAGCGCGAGGTGGAGCGACTCGAGCTCGAGGAGCTCCAGGGCGTCTCGGGCCTCCGGGCGCTGCGGGTGACCGTGAGCTTGAAGCCCGCGTCCATCGAGGCGCGCGGGGCGGCGGCTGCGGCAGCACGGCAGGCTCTCGGGTGA
- a CDS encoding N-carbamoyl-D-amino-acid hydrolase has protein sequence MSRIVTVGAAQLGPIQRADGRPQVVKRLIELLQRAKTHGCDLVVFPELALTTFFPRWWMEDQAEIDAFFEREMPGRETRPLFEEAQRLGLGFCLGYAELAVEGGATRRFNTSILVDAAGRMVGKYRKIHLPGHAEHEPWRAFQHLEKRYFQVGDLGWGVWRAFGGLMGMCICNDRRWPETYRVMGLQGVEMILLGYNTPAHHPPAPEHDLLGNFHNQLVMRAGAYQNGTWVVGVAKCGREEGCDMIGQSQIIAPSGETVAMCTTLEDELCVARCDLDLTRSYKETVFNFARHRRPEHYRLIVDQTGAVPPP, from the coding sequence ATCTCTAGAATCGTCACGGTCGGCGCGGCCCAGCTCGGGCCCATCCAGCGAGCCGACGGCCGGCCACAGGTCGTCAAGCGGCTGATCGAGCTTCTCCAGCGCGCCAAGACTCACGGCTGCGACCTCGTGGTTTTCCCCGAGCTCGCCCTGACCACCTTCTTCCCGCGCTGGTGGATGGAGGACCAGGCCGAGATCGACGCCTTCTTCGAGCGCGAGATGCCGGGGCGGGAGACGCGTCCGCTCTTCGAGGAGGCCCAGCGCCTGGGCCTGGGCTTCTGCCTCGGCTATGCGGAGCTCGCGGTCGAGGGTGGGGCCACGCGCCGCTTCAATACCTCGATCCTGGTGGATGCCGCGGGACGCATGGTGGGCAAGTACCGGAAGATCCACTTGCCCGGTCATGCCGAGCACGAGCCGTGGCGGGCATTCCAGCACCTGGAGAAGCGCTACTTCCAGGTGGGTGACCTCGGCTGGGGCGTGTGGCGCGCTTTCGGCGGGCTCATGGGCATGTGCATCTGCAATGACCGGCGCTGGCCCGAGACCTACCGCGTCATGGGCCTCCAGGGCGTGGAGATGATCCTCCTGGGCTACAACACGCCCGCGCACCACCCGCCCGCGCCCGAGCACGATCTTCTCGGCAACTTCCACAATCAGCTCGTCATGCGGGCCGGCGCCTACCAGAACGGCACGTGGGTGGTGGGCGTGGCCAAGTGCGGCCGGGAAGAGGGCTGCGACATGATCGGGCAGAGCCAGATCATCGCGCCCTCCGGCGAGACGGTCGCCATGTGCACGACGCTCGAGGACGAGCTCTGCGTGGCCCGCTGTGACCTCGACCTCACGCGCTCCTACAAGGAGACCGTCTTCAATTTCGCGCGCCACCGGAGGCCGGAGCACTACCGCTTGATCGTGGACCAGACGGGCGCCGTCCCCCCACCCTGA